Proteins encoded together in one Rossellomorea sp. y25 window:
- a CDS encoding cupin domain-containing protein has product MPTEQPKVKRYVSNEKMEENWIVRFDDLKSKAIPLMFIDSIIPGHQRLNYALIGDTASENDTYSPEITEPHGFQIGMVKAPPGNGPAYHTHDYIEAFLPLSGKWRFYWGNSEDEIEGETIIEEWDLISLPPGLWRGFENISEDDAWIFAVLEQHEVFNGKDPYWAPQVVRKAAEHGFHADQSGKMIKPENFSALEKQMAEKLRAGEK; this is encoded by the coding sequence ATGCCGACAGAACAACCGAAAGTGAAACGATATGTATCCAATGAAAAGATGGAAGAAAACTGGATCGTCCGATTTGATGATCTAAAATCAAAAGCCATTCCTCTCATGTTTATTGATAGTATCATACCAGGTCATCAACGCCTGAATTACGCCCTGATCGGGGATACGGCCAGTGAAAATGATACCTATTCCCCTGAAATAACAGAACCACACGGGTTTCAAATCGGCATGGTGAAAGCACCTCCAGGGAATGGACCGGCTTACCATACTCATGACTACATCGAAGCGTTTCTTCCTCTTTCCGGAAAATGGCGTTTCTATTGGGGAAATAGTGAAGATGAGATCGAGGGTGAAACCATCATTGAAGAATGGGATTTAATTTCTCTGCCTCCAGGGTTATGGAGAGGCTTTGAAAATATCAGTGAGGATGATGCTTGGATCTTTGCCGTGCTTGAACAGCATGAAGTATTCAACGGGAAAGATCCATACTGGGCTCCACAGGTCGTCAGGAAAGCTGCGGAACATGGCTTCCATGCAGATCAATCAGGAAAAATGATCAAACCTGAGAATTTTTCAGCACTTGAGAAACAAATGGCGGAGAAGCTGAGGGCGGGAGAGAAATAG
- a CDS encoding alpha/beta fold hydrolase — MKKEALVFLPGTLCDERLWEHQLEHLTDVSDPSVSMLTGADTIEGMAESVLKHAPERFALAGLSLGGIVAMEVIRQAPERVTRLALLNSNPHGPKPEQLESWKSLMSKVESGQFQSIVEEKLLPNLIHPGRQEDDQLVSTIKDMAERVGPEGYVQQLMAVSTRSDLREGLRQINVPTLLLVGREDQVCPLSLHEEMQATISESRLVIVDDCGHLSSLERPEEVTAALRNWLIE, encoded by the coding sequence ATGAAGAAAGAAGCGTTAGTATTCTTACCGGGTACGCTTTGTGATGAGAGACTTTGGGAGCATCAGTTGGAACATCTGACTGATGTTTCCGATCCTTCCGTTTCAATGTTAACTGGAGCAGACACCATAGAGGGAATGGCTGAATCCGTCTTGAAGCATGCCCCTGAACGCTTTGCTCTAGCCGGGCTTTCACTTGGTGGGATTGTGGCAATGGAAGTCATCCGGCAAGCACCAGAAAGAGTGACCAGACTTGCCCTATTGAACTCGAATCCACATGGCCCCAAGCCAGAGCAGTTGGAAAGCTGGAAGAGCCTTATGTCAAAAGTGGAATCTGGGCAGTTCCAAAGCATAGTAGAGGAAAAGTTGTTACCGAATCTCATTCATCCCGGCAGGCAGGAAGATGACCAGTTGGTATCAACCATAAAGGATATGGCGGAGAGAGTAGGACCAGAAGGATATGTGCAGCAATTAATGGCCGTTTCTACGCGTTCTGACCTTCGGGAAGGCTTAAGGCAAATCAACGTTCCCACGCTCCTTTTAGTAGGAAGGGAGGATCAGGTTTGCCCCTTGTCCTTACATGAAGAAATGCAGGCAACTATTTCAGAGTCCCGGTTAGTTATCGTAGATGATTGTGGCCATTTAAGCAGTTTGGAGCGACCGGAAGAAGTGACGGCTGCTTTACGCAACTGGCTGATTGAGTGA
- a CDS encoding aldolase/citrate lyase family protein, giving the protein MINRVKDKLRSGERVLGSFIGFYSPNFIEMIGYAGFDFVVIDDEHGAFSSSELENMIRTAESVDLVPIVRVSYDPSSIQKALDRGAKGVQVPMVNSKEDAIKAVKRAKFPPLGTRGVAYSHRAARYGNQGGKAFLDSSDENILVIPHIETLEAVENIGEIMGVEGIDVLFIGTTDLSVDMGFKEEGANHPEVQGVIRNLYQTASENNVAIGTVAADSTGAQQAFEKGANYVGVVANSVILKALQIVVEDTKRVGNEMTNRGIRK; this is encoded by the coding sequence TTGATCAATCGTGTAAAGGATAAACTCAGAAGCGGGGAAAGAGTACTTGGAAGTTTCATTGGATTCTATTCTCCCAACTTCATTGAAATGATCGGGTATGCCGGATTTGATTTCGTGGTTATAGATGATGAGCATGGGGCATTCAGTTCTTCTGAATTAGAAAACATGATCCGGACAGCCGAATCAGTGGATCTAGTACCCATTGTCCGAGTCTCATATGATCCGTCCAGTATCCAGAAGGCTTTGGATAGAGGGGCCAAAGGGGTACAAGTACCGATGGTCAATTCAAAGGAAGATGCCATAAAGGCTGTGAAAAGGGCGAAGTTCCCCCCTTTAGGAACCAGGGGTGTCGCTTATTCACACAGGGCGGCGCGCTATGGAAATCAAGGAGGGAAGGCATTCTTAGATAGCTCCGATGAAAACATCTTGGTCATTCCACATATAGAAACCCTTGAAGCGGTGGAGAATATTGGGGAGATCATGGGGGTCGAAGGTATCGATGTTCTTTTCATCGGTACAACCGACCTATCGGTTGATATGGGATTTAAAGAAGAAGGTGCCAACCATCCTGAAGTTCAAGGAGTCATACGAAACTTGTATCAAACAGCATCAGAAAATAACGTTGCGATTGGAACGGTTGCGGCTGATAGTACAGGAGCGCAGCAAGCTTTTGAAAAAGGGGCAAATTATGTAGGGGTTGTAGCGAATTCAGTGATTCTTAAGGCGCTTCAGATAGTGGTAGAAGATACTAAAAGAGTTGGAAATGAAATGACCAATAGAGGTATTAGAAAGTAA
- a CDS encoding aldehyde dehydrogenase family protein: MKNQLKKKLYIDGRWQEAKNYYELKSPFSGDVIASVPLADEREVEDALESAQSGSEKMKQLTSLERSDILERVSRLFEERFEEAAEILAMECAKPIKAARAEIARTIETYKFASEEAKRIHGETIPMDAAKSGKGRFAFTIREPLGVIAAITPFNFPFNLVAHKLGPAFAAGNSVVLKPANQTPLSALLTAEIFEQAGLPEGALNVVTGRGSVIGNQLVKDPRVKMVTFTGSVEVGLGIKEKAGLKKVTLELGSNSAVVVDGAEDMDAVVDRCVEGAYSFAGQVCISVQRIYVQEKLYDSFVDQFIERTKQLVIGDPMSEGTDLSAMINQGEAERIEEWFKEATKAGAHILYGGKREDAIIHPTVITGGSSTLSLNCKEAFAPIVTITPYGSLDEAIGLVNDSEYGLQAGIYTTSVHKAFDALHRLQVGGVMINDIPTFRVDHMPYGGVKNSGTGREGIKYSVEEMTELKLVTFKL, encoded by the coding sequence CTGAAAAATCAACTCAAAAAGAAACTCTACATTGATGGCAGGTGGCAGGAAGCAAAGAACTATTATGAGTTGAAATCCCCATTCAGCGGAGACGTCATTGCCAGCGTCCCTTTGGCAGATGAACGGGAAGTGGAAGACGCCTTAGAGAGTGCACAATCAGGTTCTGAGAAAATGAAGCAATTGACTTCCTTGGAACGGTCGGACATCCTTGAGCGGGTTTCGCGACTTTTTGAAGAGAGATTTGAGGAAGCAGCAGAAATCCTTGCCATGGAATGTGCGAAGCCGATAAAGGCAGCTCGTGCTGAAATCGCGCGAACGATTGAAACGTATAAGTTTGCAAGCGAAGAGGCGAAAAGGATTCACGGGGAGACCATTCCGATGGATGCTGCCAAAAGTGGGAAGGGACGATTTGCCTTTACGATCCGTGAGCCTTTAGGGGTCATCGCAGCGATCACGCCCTTTAACTTCCCATTCAACCTTGTGGCCCATAAGCTGGGTCCCGCCTTTGCTGCCGGGAATTCAGTGGTCCTGAAGCCGGCGAATCAGACGCCTTTAAGTGCACTCCTTACAGCGGAAATTTTTGAGCAGGCAGGTCTGCCGGAAGGGGCGTTAAACGTAGTCACGGGGAGAGGCAGTGTCATTGGAAATCAGCTCGTAAAAGATCCGAGAGTGAAAATGGTCACCTTTACGGGAAGTGTAGAGGTTGGGCTTGGCATTAAGGAAAAGGCAGGGTTGAAAAAAGTAACACTTGAACTGGGTTCCAACTCTGCTGTCGTTGTCGATGGGGCGGAGGATATGGATGCTGTCGTTGATCGATGTGTGGAGGGGGCGTATTCGTTTGCCGGTCAAGTATGCATTTCGGTGCAGAGAATATACGTGCAGGAAAAACTCTATGACTCTTTTGTTGATCAATTCATTGAAAGAACGAAACAGCTTGTGATCGGCGATCCAATGTCAGAAGGCACAGACTTATCGGCCATGATCAATCAAGGGGAGGCAGAAAGGATCGAAGAGTGGTTCAAGGAGGCAACAAAAGCAGGTGCGCACATCTTATATGGAGGAAAGCGGGAGGATGCCATCATACACCCAACTGTGATCACGGGGGGATCATCCACTTTATCCCTGAACTGCAAGGAAGCATTTGCTCCCATTGTCACGATCACACCATACGGTTCTTTGGATGAAGCGATCGGACTCGTGAACGATTCGGAATACGGATTGCAGGCGGGTATCTATACTACCTCTGTTCATAAAGCATTCGATGCCCTGCACCGACTTCAAGTCGGGGGAGTCATGATCAACGATATCCCTACTTTCAGAGTCGATCATATGCCATATGGTGGTGTAAAGAACAGCGGTACCGGCCGTGAAGGAATCAAATATTCCGTGGAAGAGATGACAGAACTGAAACTAGTGACATTTAAATTGTAA
- a CDS encoding STAS domain-containing protein, with amino-acid sequence MIDQGKRTYTKAICDKVLSQKQELIVQKDNLRSSQYSNIESKLHSWRENIIDIYAKSIESDLDTAFEQLQEWGSEAVDTLVNFNLPLEIALDEVRDYRNLIGQIIKEEASAFNLTFDEFYNLISDFDAVVDKAVHWLSMSYTRRFYTRINAAEAVALELSIPVIKITNQVGILPLIGDIDTERAQELMDKALSRGSELSLEYLVVDLSGVPIIDTMVADRIFKVMDALSLIGIETILSGIRPEIAQTMTHLGINSSDITVTSSLHMALKKFL; translated from the coding sequence ATGATCGATCAAGGTAAACGAACATACACGAAAGCTATCTGTGACAAAGTATTGAGTCAAAAGCAAGAGCTTATCGTTCAAAAGGACAATTTGAGATCAAGCCAATACAGCAACATAGAATCGAAGCTTCATAGTTGGCGTGAGAATATCATTGACATTTATGCAAAATCGATCGAAAGTGACTTGGATACGGCCTTCGAGCAATTACAGGAGTGGGGATCAGAGGCAGTCGATACACTCGTGAATTTCAACCTTCCATTGGAGATTGCTCTGGACGAAGTAAGAGATTACCGAAATTTAATCGGACAAATCATAAAAGAGGAAGCTTCCGCTTTCAACTTGACATTCGATGAATTCTATAACCTGATTTCAGATTTTGACGCAGTGGTGGACAAGGCCGTACATTGGCTGAGCATGTCGTATACAAGAAGATTTTATACACGGATCAACGCTGCAGAAGCTGTAGCATTAGAATTATCCATCCCGGTGATTAAAATAACCAATCAAGTCGGCATACTCCCTTTGATCGGTGACATCGACACCGAAAGAGCCCAAGAACTGATGGATAAAGCACTCTCAAGAGGGAGCGAATTATCCTTAGAATACCTGGTGGTTGACCTGTCCGGCGTTCCGATCATTGATACGATGGTAGCAGACCGCATCTTCAAGGTAATGGATGCCTTATCCCTCATCGGAATCGAAACCATCCTATCCGGAATAAGACCCGAGATCGCCCAGACCATGACCCATCTCGGAATCAATTCTTCGGACATCACTGTGACATCCAGTCTTCATATGGCTTTGAAGAAATTTCTGTAA